From Microbacterium sp. LWH11-1.2, one genomic window encodes:
- a CDS encoding WYL domain-containing protein: MADPTARLLALLSLLQTGPERSGRDLAERLGVSSRTIRHDVDRLRELGYPVDATRGAVGGYRLGSGGKLPPLLLDDEEAVAVTVGLRAAAGIAGVEESGARALAKLEQVLPSHLRPVVDALKTTIDRAPENNDTDAPDPVVDATVLREIAGAIRNEEWLRFDYQEAPVLVEPYRLLTWHRRWYLVGRDPQSGGWHTYRVDWMELRMPTRRRFDPQPLPGGDYTAFMMRTIAESGWNVHARLLIDAPTQQVLDRIHPAVGAVEPIDEDHCVLVTGADSLDTVAAYIGMLMMDFTVESPPELIPRLQVLSERYARAVAGSPAS, translated from the coding sequence ATGGCCGATCCCACCGCCCGGCTCCTGGCCCTCCTCTCGCTGCTGCAGACGGGCCCGGAGCGCTCCGGCCGAGACCTGGCCGAGCGCCTGGGAGTCTCCTCGCGCACGATCCGCCACGACGTCGATCGTCTGCGGGAACTCGGCTATCCGGTCGACGCGACACGCGGAGCCGTCGGCGGCTACCGCCTCGGCTCCGGCGGCAAGCTTCCCCCTCTTCTGCTCGACGACGAGGAGGCCGTGGCTGTCACGGTGGGGCTGCGCGCCGCGGCGGGCATCGCCGGCGTCGAGGAGTCCGGCGCGCGGGCCCTCGCCAAGCTCGAGCAGGTGCTGCCGTCGCACCTGCGCCCAGTGGTCGATGCACTGAAGACGACGATCGACCGTGCGCCCGAGAACAACGACACCGACGCACCCGACCCCGTGGTCGACGCGACCGTCCTGCGCGAGATCGCGGGCGCGATCCGCAACGAGGAGTGGCTGCGGTTCGATTACCAGGAAGCGCCCGTGCTGGTGGAGCCCTACCGACTGCTCACCTGGCATCGCCGGTGGTACCTGGTCGGACGAGACCCGCAGAGCGGCGGATGGCACACGTACCGCGTCGACTGGATGGAGCTGCGGATGCCGACGCGACGGCGCTTCGACCCGCAGCCGCTGCCCGGTGGTGACTACACCGCGTTCATGATGCGCACGATCGCCGAGAGCGGCTGGAACGTGCACGCGCGTCTGCTCATCGATGCGCCGACGCAGCAGGTGCTCGACCGCATCCATCCGGCGGTCGGCGCCGTCGAGCCGATCGACGAGGACCACTGCGTGCTGGTGACCGGCGCCGACAGCCTCGACACGGTCGCCGCCTACATCGGGATGCTGATGATGGACTTCACGGTGGAATCGCCCCCGGAGCTCATCCCCCGCCTGCAGGTGCTCTCGGAGCGCTATGCGCGGGCGGTCGCCGGGTCCCCGGCCTCCTGA
- a CDS encoding epoxide hydrolase family protein, with protein MNNTTAPLSIRPFTVSVSAAEIADLQDRLARTRLPQPSPTDDWDAGTPNSYLREAIEAWRSFDWAAAQERINAVPHFTTEIDGQTIHFIHVRSAHEGATPLLLAHTYPGSAVDYLDVIDRLVDPVAHGGRAEDAFDVVIPDAPGYGFSQPLASAGWTTAKVAAAYDQLMRGLGYDSYGIHGSDNGAMVARELGLLNPEGFLGLHVLQLFSFPSGDPSEFERLEPQDYAGLEHMQWFQSVGGYNTMNSSRPQTVSVGISDSPIGLLSYSELFNSFGNGTSLVTLEQILLEVSVNWFANAASGMSRSYLENARADGGEDAAPQINAAPTGVAVFKDDFQTIRVFAERDNSNIVHWSRFDEGGHFAALERPDLVAGDIRAFFAGLR; from the coding sequence ATGAACAACACAACCGCTCCCCTCAGCATCCGCCCGTTCACCGTCTCGGTCTCCGCCGCCGAGATCGCCGATCTGCAGGATCGTCTCGCCCGCACCCGGCTGCCCCAGCCCTCTCCCACCGACGACTGGGATGCCGGCACCCCCAACTCCTACCTCCGTGAGGCCATCGAAGCATGGCGCTCGTTCGACTGGGCCGCCGCCCAGGAGCGGATCAACGCCGTCCCGCACTTCACCACCGAGATCGACGGACAGACGATCCACTTCATCCACGTCCGCTCCGCTCACGAGGGTGCGACGCCGCTCCTGCTCGCCCACACGTACCCCGGCTCGGCCGTCGACTATCTCGACGTGATCGACCGGCTCGTCGACCCGGTGGCGCACGGCGGCCGCGCCGAGGACGCCTTCGACGTCGTGATCCCGGATGCTCCCGGCTACGGCTTCTCGCAGCCGCTGGCCTCCGCCGGCTGGACCACGGCGAAGGTCGCCGCGGCCTACGACCAGCTGATGCGCGGCCTCGGCTACGACAGCTACGGCATCCACGGCTCCGACAACGGCGCGATGGTCGCGCGTGAGCTCGGGCTGCTCAACCCCGAGGGATTCCTCGGCCTGCACGTGCTGCAGCTGTTCTCGTTCCCGTCGGGCGACCCGTCCGAGTTCGAGCGGCTGGAGCCGCAGGACTACGCCGGCCTGGAGCACATGCAGTGGTTCCAGTCCGTCGGCGGGTACAACACGATGAACTCCTCGCGGCCTCAGACCGTCTCGGTGGGCATCAGCGACTCCCCGATCGGGCTGCTCTCCTACAGCGAGCTGTTCAACTCGTTCGGCAACGGCACCTCGCTCGTGACGCTCGAGCAGATCCTGCTCGAGGTCAGTGTGAACTGGTTCGCCAACGCGGCCTCCGGCATGAGCCGCAGCTATCTGGAGAACGCCCGCGCCGACGGCGGGGAGGACGCGGCGCCGCAGATCAACGCCGCGCCGACCGGGGTCGCGGTGTTCAAGGACGACTTCCAGACGATCCGGGTCTTCGCCGAGCGCGACAACTCGAACATCGTGCACTGGAGCCGCTTCGACGAGGGCGGCCACTTCGCGGCCCTCGAGCGTCCGGATCTCGTCGCCGGCGACATCCGCGCGTTCTTCGCCGGGCTGCGCTGA
- a CDS encoding GNAT family N-acetyltransferase has product MREATGDDWPQIWTIVREVIREQTTFAYDPGMGEADAHRMWMLGAPARTVVAVSGERVLGTANMYPNRPGPGSHVASASFMVDVAARGRRVGRTLVEDMIGWARREGFAAVQFNAVVETNASAVHLYEDLGFRTIGIAPGAFRHPIEGDVGLRIMWLDLHDETPPG; this is encoded by the coding sequence GTGCGCGAAGCCACCGGTGACGACTGGCCGCAGATCTGGACGATCGTCCGCGAGGTCATCCGCGAGCAGACGACCTTCGCCTACGACCCCGGCATGGGCGAGGCCGACGCACACCGCATGTGGATGCTGGGCGCTCCGGCGCGGACCGTCGTCGCGGTGTCCGGCGAGCGGGTGCTCGGCACGGCGAACATGTACCCCAATCGTCCGGGGCCGGGGTCGCATGTGGCATCCGCGAGCTTCATGGTGGACGTCGCCGCGAGGGGGCGTCGCGTGGGACGGACCCTCGTGGAGGACATGATCGGCTGGGCGCGGCGCGAGGGCTTCGCGGCAGTGCAGTTCAACGCGGTGGTCGAGACGAACGCGTCCGCCGTCCACCTGTACGAGGATCTCGGCTTCCGCACGATCGGCATCGCACCCGGTGCATTCCGGCATCCGATCGAAGGCGATGTGGGCCTGCGCATCATGTGGCTCGACCTGCACGACGAGACCCCGCCCGGCTGA
- a CDS encoding DUF1801 domain-containing protein, translating to MEPTGNDVAGLIARATPAIRRRDAETLTALMQEISGREPATWGTIIGFGSCHYRYPTGTQGDTGLLGFAPRKTSTTIYLLDGTDAHAEALAQLGPHTTGVSCVYIKDLEQIDLDVLRGILERSLAWAESGGTDEVRIEVTS from the coding sequence ATGGAGCCGACCGGGAACGACGTCGCCGGGCTCATCGCCCGCGCGACCCCCGCGATCCGCCGGCGCGATGCCGAGACGCTGACCGCGCTCATGCAGGAGATCTCGGGCCGCGAGCCGGCGACCTGGGGCACGATCATCGGCTTCGGCTCGTGCCACTACCGCTACCCGACCGGCACACAGGGCGACACCGGACTCCTCGGCTTCGCTCCGCGCAAGACATCCACGACGATCTACCTGCTCGACGGCACAGACGCCCACGCCGAGGCGCTCGCGCAGCTCGGGCCGCACACGACCGGTGTCAGCTGCGTCTACATCAAGGACCTCGAGCAGATCGACCTCGACGTGCTCCGCGGCATCCTCGAACGCTCGCTCGCGTGGGCGGAATCCGGCGGCACCGACGAGGTGCGGATCGAGGTCACGAGCTGA
- a CDS encoding HhH-GPD-type base excision DNA repair protein, producing the protein MALHITGDTAADELLTDNPLALLVGMLLDQQVPMETAFAGPLKIEQRTGATDAAAIAGMAPDEFLEAFQQTPAVHRFPGSMATRVQTLCQTLVDDWGGDASALWTRPSTGSGTQPSGAEVLKRLKSLPGFGEQKAKIFLALLGKQYGFTGAGWREAAGVYGEEGSYRSVADIVSPESLTKVREHKKAMKLAAKEAKA; encoded by the coding sequence ATGGCCCTTCACATCACCGGAGACACCGCCGCCGACGAGCTGCTGACCGATAACCCGCTGGCTCTGCTTGTCGGGATGCTGCTGGACCAGCAGGTCCCGATGGAGACCGCGTTCGCCGGTCCGCTCAAGATCGAGCAGCGCACCGGAGCGACGGATGCCGCCGCCATCGCCGGCATGGCACCGGACGAGTTCCTCGAGGCCTTCCAGCAGACTCCCGCCGTGCATCGTTTCCCCGGATCGATGGCGACGCGCGTGCAGACGCTGTGCCAGACGCTCGTCGACGACTGGGGCGGGGATGCCAGCGCACTCTGGACGCGCCCTTCGACGGGCTCAGGGACCCAGCCGTCTGGCGCCGAGGTCCTCAAGCGCCTCAAGTCCCTCCCCGGCTTCGGCGAGCAGAAGGCGAAGATCTTCCTGGCGCTGCTCGGCAAGCAGTACGGCTTCACCGGCGCGGGCTGGCGCGAGGCCGCCGGCGTCTACGGCGAGGAGGGCTCGTACCGCAGCGTCGCCGACATCGTCTCGCCCGAGTCGCTGACGAAGGTGCGCGAGCACAAGAAGGCGATGAAACTCGCGGCGAAGGAAGCGAAGGCCTGA